In Lewinellaceae bacterium, a single window of DNA contains:
- a CDS encoding rhomboid family intramembrane serine protease, whose translation MFRITDVVKHLLIINVLMYFATLLMGEPSWGASIDNMEWGRYQLAIFYPTSPFFQPYQIVTHMFMHADITHLFFNMFGLFMFGPPLEAALGPKRFLYFYFFTGFGALALHLFVKFIELNYLGADPIIIHYPALGASGAIFGLLAGFGTLFPNQVIQLLFPPIPMKAKYFVLIYGGIELFMGFGGVGSGVAHFAHVGGAIFGFLLILYWQRYGSRLL comes from the coding sequence ATGTTTAGGATAACCGACGTTGTTAAGCACCTGCTCATCATCAATGTACTGATGTACTTCGCCACCCTGCTGATGGGCGAGCCCTCCTGGGGCGCTTCGATCGACAATATGGAATGGGGCCGTTACCAACTGGCGATCTTCTACCCTACCTCTCCGTTCTTTCAGCCCTACCAGATCGTTACGCACATGTTCATGCATGCCGATATTACGCACTTGTTTTTCAATATGTTCGGCCTGTTCATGTTCGGTCCTCCGCTGGAGGCGGCCCTGGGGCCCAAGCGGTTTTTGTATTTTTACTTTTTCACCGGCTTCGGCGCCTTGGCGCTCCACCTGTTCGTCAAATTCATCGAGCTGAATTACCTCGGCGCCGACCCGATCATCATACATTATCCGGCATTGGGAGCCTCCGGCGCCATCTTCGGCCTGCTGGCCGGTTTCGGGACGCTTTTCCCCAATCAGGTCATACAGCTGCTCTTCCCCCCCATTCCGATGAAAGCCAAATACTTCGTGCTCATCTACGGGGGCATCGAATTGTTCATGGGCTTCGGCGGGGTTGGTTCCGGCGTTGCGCATTTTGCTCACGTAGGAGGCGCCATATTTGGATTCTTGTTAATTTTGTACTGGCAAAGGTAT
- the mutL gene encoding DNA mismatch repair endonuclease MutL has product MADIIQLLPDAIANQIAAGEVIQRPASVVKELMENSIDAGSTSIKLVVKEAGKTLIQVIDNGCGMTETDARMSFERHATSKIRQAKDLFAIRTMGFRGEAMASIAAIAHVEMRTRRQSDELGTLLQLEGSEVKSQEACQCAAGTAISVKNLFFNVPARRNFLKSNSLEMRYIIDEFQRIAIANADVFFSLHHNGSEVFHLPPSNLRQRLIGIFGANSNKKLVPVAEETDILKLSGFVGKPEFAKKTRGEQYFYVNNRFIKSSYLNHAVASAYEKLLPQDTYPLYVIFMDTDPARIDINVHPTKQEIKFEDERLVYNYLKVAVRHSLGQYSIMPTLDFDTNTNFGRSAQIKPRPRRDETVRSAGSSPTPSNRPTPAGDSAQRANNLKNWQELYEGLEEFDQAGKTDGASATPLTLESNWHQEPTQAEGTGTTGIEQQQRKEPYQVHNTYIISQIKSGVLLIDQQSAHERILYERFLDVLKQQKASTQNQLFPRTLTLSPNDATLLKEILQQVNLLGFDVQEFGVNTFVINGLPSEMAGKQDEVEVIESLLEQYKRDMDMKLDTREHIARAMARSAAIKRGQLLSTAEMQALIDQLFACQAPFKTPTGRNCFITFELDELAKRFEG; this is encoded by the coding sequence ATGGCTGATATCATTCAGCTGCTACCCGACGCTATTGCCAACCAGATTGCCGCAGGTGAGGTCATCCAGCGTCCGGCTTCAGTGGTTAAGGAGTTAATGGAAAATTCGATCGATGCCGGAAGCACGAGTATCAAGCTGGTTGTCAAAGAAGCCGGCAAGACGCTCATTCAGGTGATCGACAACGGCTGCGGCATGACCGAGACAGACGCCCGCATGTCGTTCGAACGGCACGCCACGTCCAAAATCCGGCAGGCCAAAGACCTGTTCGCCATCCGCACCATGGGTTTCCGGGGAGAAGCGATGGCATCTATCGCCGCCATCGCCCACGTGGAGATGCGCACCCGGCGGCAGTCCGACGAACTGGGTACGCTGCTCCAGTTGGAAGGCTCGGAGGTGAAGAGCCAGGAAGCCTGCCAGTGCGCTGCGGGCACCGCCATATCGGTAAAGAACCTCTTTTTCAACGTGCCGGCGCGCCGCAACTTCCTCAAGTCCAATTCCCTGGAGATGCGCTACATCATCGACGAATTCCAGCGCATCGCCATTGCCAATGCAGATGTTTTCTTTTCCCTGCACCACAACGGCTCGGAAGTATTCCACCTGCCGCCCAGCAACCTCCGCCAGCGCCTGATCGGCATATTCGGGGCCAATTCCAACAAAAAACTGGTGCCGGTAGCGGAAGAAACGGATATCCTGAAACTCTCCGGCTTTGTGGGCAAGCCTGAATTTGCCAAAAAAACCAGAGGGGAGCAATACTTTTACGTCAACAACCGCTTTATAAAAAGCTCTTACCTCAACCACGCCGTGGCCAGCGCCTACGAAAAGCTGCTGCCGCAGGATACGTATCCGCTCTATGTCATCTTCATGGATACCGACCCGGCGCGCATCGACATCAACGTGCATCCCACCAAGCAGGAGATCAAATTCGAGGATGAACGGCTGGTCTACAACTACCTCAAAGTGGCCGTCCGCCATTCCCTGGGTCAATACAGCATCATGCCTACCCTCGATTTCGATACCAATACCAACTTCGGCCGCTCCGCCCAGATCAAGCCCAGGCCCCGGCGCGACGAGACAGTGCGCTCCGCCGGCTCCTCGCCCACTCCTTCCAACCGCCCCACGCCGGCCGGAGACAGCGCCCAGCGCGCCAACAACCTCAAAAACTGGCAGGAATTATACGAAGGGCTGGAAGAATTCGACCAGGCGGGAAAAACGGACGGCGCCAGCGCTACTCCGCTAACCCTGGAAAGCAACTGGCACCAGGAGCCAACGCAGGCGGAAGGTACGGGCACAACCGGCATAGAACAGCAGCAGCGAAAAGAACCGTATCAGGTGCACAATACGTACATCATCAGCCAGATCAAATCGGGCGTATTGCTGATCGACCAGCAGTCGGCCCACGAACGCATCCTCTACGAACGTTTTCTCGACGTGCTGAAACAACAGAAGGCCTCTACCCAAAACCAGTTGTTCCCCCGCACGCTGACCCTCTCCCCGAACGACGCCACCCTGCTCAAGGAAATCCTCCAACAGGTCAACCTGCTGGGCTTCGACGTTCAGGAGTTTGGCGTCAATACTTTTGTGATCAACGGGCTGCCGTCGGAAATGGCCGGGAAACAGGACGAAGTCGAAGTGATAGAATCGCTGCTGGAGCAGTATAAGCGGGATATGGATATGAAACTCGATACCCGGGAGCACATCGCGCGCGCCATGGCCCGCAGCGCCGCCATTAAGCGGGGGCAACTGCTCAGCACCGCCGAGATGCAGGCGCTGATCGACCAGCTGTTTGCCTGCCAGGCGCCTTTCAAGACCCCCACGGGCCGCAATTGCTTCATCACCTTCGAGTTGGACGAGCTGGCCAAACGATTTGAAGGTTGA